Proteins encoded in a region of the Triticum dicoccoides isolate Atlit2015 ecotype Zavitan chromosome 3A, WEW_v2.0, whole genome shotgun sequence genome:
- the LOC119269498 gene encoding protein RMD5 homolog, translating into MKMEIDSLREAFDRVVEKRVLSSAKVQEAIGQIVNEVEQAISKMQMMNTDTMDSCDHSSILAELKAKLNEMVPLIQLEGCQKELNVALSKYLKLLEKSFTPDIAKAYRNVDYDACTVNNIITNHFYRQGLFDLGDSFVHECGESDGTHLKLSFQEMYGILEAMQARNLEPALSWAAKNHDHLLQNSSMLEMKLHSLQFIEILTKRSRDDALQYARTHFVPFASLHTAEIQKLMACLIWADRLDQSPYAEFVSSTHWEKLAEELIHQFCSLLGQSSESPLGVAISAGFQGLPTLLKLSTVMAAKKQEWQTMKQLPVPIDIGPEFQYHSVFVCPVLREQSSEDNPPMLMPCGHAVSKQSIMKLSKSSSRPFKCPYCPSEAVASQCKQLQF; encoded by the coding sequence ATGAAAATGGAGATCGACAGTTTGAGAGAGGCATTTGACCGAGTTGTTGAAAAGCGTGTGTTATCTTCTGCTAAAGTTCAGGAAGCTATTGGTCAGATAGTGAATGAAGTTGAGCAGGCAATATCGAAGATGCAGATGATGAATACAGATACCATGGACAGTTGTGACCACTCATCCATCCTTGCAGAACTGAAGGCCAAGCTAAATGAAATGGTGCCATTGATCCAACTTGAAGGATGTCAAAAGGAATTGAATGTTGCCCTGAGCAAATATCTCAAGCTCCTAGAGAAGTCTTTTACTCCAGATATAGCGAAGGCATATAGAAATGTGGATTATGATGCCTGCACAGTAAACAACATAATAACTAATCATTTCTACCGCCAGGGCCTCTTTGATCTTGGAGACTCCTTTGTCCATGAGTGTGGTGAATCAGATGGGACTCACCTGAAATTATCATTTCAGGAGATGTATGGAATACTTGAAGCGATGCAAGCAAGAAACCTTGAGCCTGCGCTCAGTTGGGCTGCTAAGAACCATGATCACTTGTTGCAGAATAGCTCAATGCTCGAGATGAAGCTCCATTCTCTTCAGTTTATTGAGATACTTACTAAAAGAAGTAGAGATGATGCTTTACAATATGCAAGGACTCACTTTGTGCCTTTTGCCTCCTTGCACACGGCAGAGATCCAGAAGCTAATGGCTTGCCTTATCTGGGCTGACCGGCTTGATCAGTCCCCATATGCTGAGTTTGTGTCGTCGACGCACTGGGAGAAGCTAGCCGAGGAGCTAATCCATCAGTTCTGCAGCCTCCTAGGACAGTCTAGCGAGAGCCCACTTGGTGTAGCTATATCAGCTGGTTTTCAAGGACTACCAACCTTGTTGAAGCTAAGCACGGTAATGGCCGCCAAAAAGCAGGAGTGGCAGACCATGAAACAGCTTCCGGTCCCCATAGACATCGGACCGGAGTTCCAGTACCACTCTGTTTTCGTATGCCCGGTGCTCAGAGAGCAGTCGAGTGAGGATAACCCTCCGATGCTGATGCCCTGTGGACATGCCGTATCGAAGCAGTCGATCATGAAGCTATCGAAGAGCAGCTCCAGGCCTTTCAAGTGCCCCTACTGCCCCTCGGAGGCGGTGGCTTCGCAGTGCAAGCAGCTTCAGTTTTAA